The bacterium region CGGCGATCCATGCGGTGCTGTGCATCCGCGGGGGCTACGGGGCGATGCGCCTGCTGGACGTGCTGGACTACGATCTGATCCGTCGCCACCCCAAGATCTTCGTCGGCTACAGCGACGTCACCGCGCTCCATCTGGCCTTCTCGCGCCTGACGGGCCTGGTCACGTTTCACGGACCCATGGCCACCGCCCTCGCCAGACGCGATGGGCACGACCTCGACCATCTCCTGCGCGCCGTCACCCGCCCGGACCCGCTCGGTCGCCTCATCAACCCGCCGGGTGGGCCGGAGATTGAGACGCTCGTCCCCGGGGTGGCCGAGGGCCCGCTGATCGGCGGGAACGCGGCGCTGGTGACCTCGCTCCTCGGCACACCGTATCTGCCCCGCCTGGAGGGGGCGGTGTTGTTTTTTGAGGATATCCTTGACTCGACCTACCGGCTCGACCGGAAGCTTGTGGCGCTGCGGCTGGCGGGGGTCCTGCGGAAGGTCAACGGGATCGTCATCGGCGAGTGCCGCCTGCGTGCCGAGCCCAAGGCCCCCAGCCTGTCGATCCGGGAGATCCTCGAGGACCTGATCGTCCCGTTGGGAAAGCCGGCGATCTACGGACTCGCCTGCGGGCACGGCACCGATCACCTCACGCTGCCGATCGGCGTCCGCGCTCGCCTCGACGCGGCCCGAGGCGCTCTCTCGATCGAAGATCCTTCCGTGAGCTGAGCTCAGACACCATGGCGGGAGCGGGGCCCGGCGGGACCCCCGGTCCGTCCTGTCGAATCCCCAGAGACCGACTTCGCACGCCGTGGAAGGAGCGACCTGTGGCAAACCCACCCTTCCCCCGCCCCCGCAAAGCCCTCGCGGCACTCGACCCGTATGTGCCCGGGCGGTCCGCGGAGGAGGTGATGGCGCGCTTCGGCCTGGCGCAGGTGAGCAAGCTCGGGAGCAACGAGAATCCGCTCGGCCTGTCCCCGCTCGTCCGCGACGCCCTGACCCAGGCGCTCGACCGGATCCATCACTATCCTGACGGGGAGTGCACCCGGCTCCGCGCCCTCCTGGCCGCGCGCCTCGGGCTCACCCCGGGGCAGTTCCTCTTTGCCAACGGCGTGGACAACGTCTTGACCTGCGTCGGGCTCGCGTTCTTCGACCGCGGGGACCGGATCGTGACGGGGATCCCCACCTACACGGCGTACGCCAATCTGGCCAAACTCATGGGCGCCGAGCTGATCGGCGTGCCGCTGCGCGACTGGCGGTTCGACATCCCGGCGATCTCCCGCGCGGCGCGTGGGGCCAAAGCGGTGATCGTCTGCAACCCGAACAACCCCACGGGCGCGATCGTTCCGGCCGACGACATGGCTGCCCTGTTGAACCTGATCCCGCCGGACGTCCTCGTCGTCGTCGACGAGGCATACGCGGAGTGGGTGGACGATCCGACGTTCCCCGACACCATGACCCTGCTGCGCCGGCACCCGAACATCGTGGTGCTCCGCACGTTCTCGAAGATCTACGGGCTCGCCGGCCTGCGCGTTGGCTGTGCCATCGGGTCGCCGGGGGTGATCGCCGCCCTCCACCAGGTCCGCGAGCCGTTCCCGGTGGATCGACTGGCGCAGGCCGCCGCCGAGGCGGTGCTCGACGACACCGCCTACCTGCGTGCCTCGTTTGAGAACAACCGCGCGGGGAAAACCGCCCTGGCGAAAGGCTTCACGGCCCTGGGGCTGCGCCACCTCCCGAGCCAGGCCAACTTCATCCTCGTCGACCTGGGACAGCCCGCGGCGGGCGTGGCAGAGCGGCTCCTCGAACACGGGATGATCCTCCGGCCGGGGGCGATGTGGGGGCTGCCAACCTGGGCCCGGGTGACGATCGGCACGCCCGAAGACAACGCCCGGCTCCTCGAGGCGCTGGCAACGGTCCTGCGGGGCTCGCAGCACAAAGAGAGGAGATGACCATGGCCACCAGCAATCGCATTACCGATCTGGTCCGTGCGTACGCGGAGGGCCCCCGGCTGCTCGAGGCCGCGGTCGCCGGGATCCCCGCCGCCGAACTCCGTTTCACCCCGGGGCCCGAACACTGGAGCATCCACGAAAACGTCGTCCACGTCGCGGACACCGAACTGGTCGGCGCGACCCGGATGCGATATGTGATCGCCCACCCCGGGGCCGCCCTCGTGGGGTTTGACCAAGAGACCTGGGCCAGGGCCATGGATTACCGCTCGCAATCCTTTGAGGGGGCCCTCACCTTATTCCGATCGGTCCGGGGGATGACCGCCGAGGTCCTCCGGCACGCCCCCGCCGAGGCCTGGGAGCAAACCGGAGCGCACAGCACGGATGGCCCGCAAACGCTCGAATGGCTCGTCGAGCATTTTGCAGATCACGTCCCCTACCATCTGCGGACGATCGCCAAGCGCCGCACGCAGTACGCCCAGGCGAAGCGGTAACCGGCAGGCGGTCGAGGACACGGCAAAAGCGCCCTGCCCGGATCAGCCGGGGGGCACGGGCCTCGCCGGCGACCGGTGCGTTCACGACGGCCTTGGGAGCCATCGACCCTCGCCACGCCCGCGCGCGGCGGGGCAAGATCGATTCACCCCATTGGAACGGCACGGCGCGTAAGGGAGGACGGAACCATGGATGCCACGGCGGGGCCGGGTCGATCGCGGGTCGTGCGCGCGCCGCGGGGGACGGCACTCTCCTGCCGCGGATGGCCGCAGGAGGCTGCGCTCCGCATGCTGATGAACAACCTCGACCCGGATGTGGCCGAGCGGCCGCAGGACCTCATCGTCTACGGCGGCACGGGCAAGGCGGCGCGCAACTGGGCCTGCTTCGACGCCCTGCTGCAGGCGCTCAGAGCCCTCGGCGACGATGAGACGCTCCTCGTCCAGTCGGGGAAGCCCGTGGGGGTGTTCCGGTCACACCCCGAGGCCCCGCGGGTCCTGATCAGCAACGCGATGCTGGTCCCCGCCTGGGCGACCTGGGACGAGTTTCGCCGGCTGGAGGCGCTCGGGCTCACCATGTACGGGCAGATGACCGCCGGGTCCTGGATCTACATCGGCACGCAGGGCATCATTCAGGGCACGTACGAGACGTTCGCCGAGGTGGCGCGCCAGCACTTCGGCGGCACATTGCGCGGCCGGCTGGTCCTCTCTGCCGGGCTCGGAGGGATGGGCGGGGCGCAGCCGATGGCGATCACCATGAACGCGGGGGTCGGGCTGATCGTGGAAGCCGACCCGGCACGGATCGAACGCCGGGCGAGGGCCGGCTGGGTGGACGAGGCCACCCAGAGCCTCGACGCGGCGCTGCACCTCGCCGAACAGGCCGTTCGCGAGGGAACGCCGCGGTCGATCGCACTGCTCGGCAACGCGGCGGAAGTGTACACGGAAATCGTCCGGCGCGGGGTCGCCGTGGATGTCGTCACCGATCAGACCGCGGCGCACGACCTTCTCGGAGGCTACCTCCCGGAGGGCCTCTCGGCCGCCGCGGCGTCGGAGTTGCGGGAACGCGCCCCGGCGGACTACCTCCACCGGGCCGAAGTATCGGTCGCCCGGCATGTGGAAGCGATGCTGGAACTCCGCCGCCGCGGCGCCGTGGTCTTCGATTACGGCAACAACATCCGCGCACAGGCTCACCGCGCCGGCGTGGGTGACGCGTTCGCCTTCCCCGGGTTTGTCCCCGCCTATGTCCGCCCCCTCTTCTGTGAGGGGCGCGGGCCGTTCCGCTGGGTCGCCCTTTCCGGGGAGCCGGCGGACATCCGGAAGACGGACGAACTGGTGCTGCGCCTCTTCCCCGCACAGGAGTCGCTCGCCCGCTGGATCCGCCTCGCCGGCGCGCGCGTTCCGTTTCAGGGGCTGCCGGCGCGCGTCTGCTGGCTCGGCCAGGGCGAGCGCGCCGCGTTCGGCCTCGCGATCAACGAGATGGTGGCGCGCGGTGAGCTCGCCGCGCCCATCGTCATCGGCCGGGATCACCTGGACGCCGGCTCGGTGGCCTCGCCGTATCGCGAGACCGAGGCGATGGCCGACGGGAGCGACGCGATCGCGGACTGGCCGATCCTCAACGCCCTGCTGAACGCCGTCGGGGGCGCGACGTGGGTCTCCGTCCATCACGGGGGCGGGGTGGGAATCGGCTACTCCGTGCACGCCGGGATGGTGATCGTCGCCGACGGCCAACCGGGCACCGCCCGCCGGCTGGAGCGGGTCCTGACGACGGACCCAGGAACCGGAATCATCCGCCACGCCGACGCGGGCTACCCGGCGGCCGTCGCCGCGGCCCGCCGCCACAACCTCCAGATCCCGATGACGCCCCCCGCCGACTAGGGCATCGTGCGCCAGGCGGCGCGACGGCCTACCCGCGACGAAGCGCGATCACGCTCAACAACTCAAAGAGCACGTTTGCCGCGAGCATGGAGGTCAGGCCGCTGACGTCGTAGGGCGGAGAGACTTCGACAATATCGAACGCAACAATCTCCAGCCCGGCCAATCCCCGGAGCAGGGCCAACGCCTGGGCGCTCGTCAGCCCGCCGACCTCTGGGGTGCCCGTCCCCGGCGCAAACGCCGGGTCGACAGAGTCGATATCGAACGTGACGTACACCTTCTGAGCGCGCAGGCGGGCGAGGTGGTCGAGCGCGGCGGCGATGCCCTTCTCGTGGATCTCCTCGGCGCGGATCACACGGACCCCATGCGTGTCCCCCAACTCGAAATCGCCTGCCCCGTAGACCGGACCGCGGATGCCAAACTGAACGGTTGAGGCGGGCAGGAACAGCCCCTCCTCGAGCGCGCGCCGAAACGGGGTCCCGTGGAAGTAGCGGTTGCCGAAGTACTGCTCCCACATGTCCTGATGGCTGTCGAAGTGGACGAGGGCGACCGGCCCGTGGCGCCGGGCCACCGCCCGCAGGATCGGCAGCGAGATCGAGTGGTCGCCGCCGATGCACGCCGGAATCGCGCCGGCGTCGAGCACCTCGCCCACCGCGGCCTCGATCCGCCCGTACGTGTCGATGATGTCGAGGGGATTCGGGTCCACATCGCCGCAGTCGGCCACCCGCAGCCGCTCGAACGGGGAGGTGCGGAGGACAGGGTGATAGGGACGGATCAGCAGGGAATGGTTGCGGATCTCCTTCGGCCCGAATCGGGCGCCCGGTCGAAAGCTCACTCCCCCGTCGAACGGAATCCCGAGGATCGCCACGTCCAGCCCGTGCGGATCCCGCGTATGGGGGAGGCGCAGGAACGTCGAGAGCTGGGCGTAGCGAGGCGACTGGAAGGCGTTCGGCGGGTCAAATCGCGCGGTCATCGTCGACGCCCATGCCGAAGCCGATCGTCTTCGCGGTCTCCTCACGGATCATGGCCAGCACCTGCCGCTTCGCATTCACGAACTCCTCCGACGTGGTCACCTCGAGCGTCCGTGGGCGGGGCAGCGTGAGCGACACCTCCGCCCGGAACCGCCCCGGCCGCGCGGTCATCACGAATACCCGGTCCCCAAGAAACAGCGCCTCGTCGATGTCGTGCGTGACGAACAGGATCGTCTTGGGAGACTTCTGCCAGATATCGAGGAGGAGCTCACCCATGAACGCGCGGGTCTGCGCGTCCAACGCCCCGAACGGCTCGTCCATGAGGAGCACCTCGGGATCGTTGGCCAACGCCCGGGCAATCGCCACCCGCTGCATCATCCCGCCGGAGAGCTCCTTGGGATAGGCGCGCTCGAAGCCCGTGAGCCCCACCATCTGGATGTAGCGCGCGGTCACCTCGTGGCGCTGCGATTCGGACACGCCCCGGAGCCGGGGGCCAAATTCCACGTTCCCCTGGACCGTCAGCCACGGGAACAGGGTGTAGGATTGGAACACCATGCCGCGGTCCGCGCCGGGGGCGGCGACCTCGCGGCCGTCGAGCCAGATCCCGCCGGACGCGGGCCGAACGAGCCCGGCGATCAGCCGGAGCAGCGTGCTCTTGCCGCATCCCGAGGGACCGACGATGCTGACGATCTCTCGGTCCTCCACGTCGAGCGAGAGCCGGTCCACCGCCGTCACCTCCCCGCCGCGCCGTGTGCGGAAGGTGACCGTGACATCGCGGACGCGCAGCTTGGGCTCCGCCATCAGACCGCCTCAGGCCTTCGGGGACCAGGGGAGCAGCCGGCGGTGCATCCATTTGAAGGTCAGGTCGAACAACAACCCCAGCCCCCCGATGACGGCCAGGCCGACGAAGATCCGATCGGTGAACAACCCGCGCATCGAGTTGAGGATGAGGTAACCGAGCCCCTTGTCCGCGGACACGATCTCGGCCACAATCAGGTACGTCCACGCCCATCCCATGGTGATGCGAAGGGTATCCATCACCCCCGGCAGGGTCGCCGGCAGGAGGACGCGCGCGACGACCTGCGCCCGTGACGCTCCCAGGGTGTACGAGACGTCCAGCTGCTCGTGCGGAACGTGCGCGGCGACGTCGGCGACGAGCAGGACGAGCTGGAAGAAGGTGCCGATGAAAATCACCGCCACCTTCTCCGCGGTGCCGATCCCGATGTAGAGGATCAGCAGCGGGATCATCGCGCTGACGGGCAGGTACCGGACGAAGTCCACCACCGGCTCAACCAGCGCCTCGATCACCTTGAAGGACCCCATCAGGATGCCGATCGGCAGCCCGGCGACCACCGCGAGCGCCCACCCCGTGACGATCACGGACACACTGGCCCGCATGTCGTCCAGCAGGGTGCCG contains the following coding sequences:
- the hutU gene encoding urocanate hydratase — translated: MDATAGPGRSRVVRAPRGTALSCRGWPQEAALRMLMNNLDPDVAERPQDLIVYGGTGKAARNWACFDALLQALRALGDDETLLVQSGKPVGVFRSHPEAPRVLISNAMLVPAWATWDEFRRLEALGLTMYGQMTAGSWIYIGTQGIIQGTYETFAEVARQHFGGTLRGRLVLSAGLGGMGGAQPMAITMNAGVGLIVEADPARIERRARAGWVDEATQSLDAALHLAEQAVREGTPRSIALLGNAAEVYTEIVRRGVAVDVVTDQTAAHDLLGGYLPEGLSAAAASELRERAPADYLHRAEVSVARHVEAMLELRRRGAVVFDYGNNIRAQAHRAGVGDAFAFPGFVPAYVRPLFCEGRGPFRWVALSGEPADIRKTDELVLRLFPAQESLARWIRLAGARVPFQGLPARVCWLGQGERAAFGLAINEMVARGELAAPIVIGRDHLDAGSVASPYRETEAMADGSDAIADWPILNALLNAVGGATWVSVHHGGGVGIGYSVHAGMVIVADGQPGTARRLERVLTTDPGTGIIRHADAGYPAAVAAARRHNLQIPMTPPAD
- a CDS encoding ABC transporter permease, with the translated sequence MPRHRPTRLDVSLAQSRGEPRRRPAPRFFSTYFRPQEPVPRRIYLGTVAGSAVGLVALWCVFSYGRLVEPLFLPSPTAIISAGIDLARDGTLLDDMRASVSVIVTGWALAVVAGLPIGILMGSFKVIEALVEPVVDFVRYLPVSAMIPLLILYIGIGTAEKVAVIFIGTFFQLVLLVADVAAHVPHEQLDVSYTLGASRAQVVARVLLPATLPGVMDTLRITMGWAWTYLIVAEIVSADKGLGYLILNSMRGLFTDRIFVGLAVIGGLGLLFDLTFKWMHRRLLPWSPKA
- the speB gene encoding agmatinase, translated to MTARFDPPNAFQSPRYAQLSTFLRLPHTRDPHGLDVAILGIPFDGGVSFRPGARFGPKEIRNHSLLIRPYHPVLRTSPFERLRVADCGDVDPNPLDIIDTYGRIEAAVGEVLDAGAIPACIGGDHSISLPILRAVARRHGPVALVHFDSHQDMWEQYFGNRYFHGTPFRRALEEGLFLPASTVQFGIRGPVYGAGDFELGDTHGVRVIRAEEIHEKGIAAALDHLARLRAQKVYVTFDIDSVDPAFAPGTGTPEVGGLTSAQALALLRGLAGLEIVAFDIVEVSPPYDVSGLTSMLAANVLFELLSVIALRRG
- a CDS encoding LD-carboxypeptidase; translation: MDLPLRRPPRLRPGQTIGLISPSGPTSAASATTPELLEAARANLSQAGFRTVVAPHALDVRGYLAGADADRAADLHAVFEDPAIHAVLCIRGGYGAMRLLDVLDYDLIRRHPKIFVGYSDVTALHLAFSRLTGLVTFHGPMATALARRDGHDLDHLLRAVTRPDPLGRLINPPGGPEIETLVPGVAEGPLIGGNAALVTSLLGTPYLPRLEGAVLFFEDILDSTYRLDRKLVALRLAGVLRKVNGIVIGECRLRAEPKAPSLSIREILEDLIVPLGKPAIYGLACGHGTDHLTLPIGVRARLDAARGALSIEDPSVS
- the hisC gene encoding histidinol-phosphate transaminase — translated: MANPPFPRPRKALAALDPYVPGRSAEEVMARFGLAQVSKLGSNENPLGLSPLVRDALTQALDRIHHYPDGECTRLRALLAARLGLTPGQFLFANGVDNVLTCVGLAFFDRGDRIVTGIPTYTAYANLAKLMGAELIGVPLRDWRFDIPAISRAARGAKAVIVCNPNNPTGAIVPADDMAALLNLIPPDVLVVVDEAYAEWVDDPTFPDTMTLLRRHPNIVVLRTFSKIYGLAGLRVGCAIGSPGVIAALHQVREPFPVDRLAQAAAEAVLDDTAYLRASFENNRAGKTALAKGFTALGLRHLPSQANFILVDLGQPAAGVAERLLEHGMILRPGAMWGLPTWARVTIGTPEDNARLLEALATVLRGSQHKERR
- a CDS encoding DinB family protein; amino-acid sequence: MATSNRITDLVRAYAEGPRLLEAAVAGIPAAELRFTPGPEHWSIHENVVHVADTELVGATRMRYVIAHPGAALVGFDQETWARAMDYRSQSFEGALTLFRSVRGMTAEVLRHAPAEAWEQTGAHSTDGPQTLEWLVEHFADHVPYHLRTIAKRRTQYAQAKR
- a CDS encoding ABC transporter ATP-binding protein; the protein is MAEPKLRVRDVTVTFRTRRGGEVTAVDRLSLDVEDREIVSIVGPSGCGKSTLLRLIAGLVRPASGGIWLDGREVAAPGADRGMVFQSYTLFPWLTVQGNVEFGPRLRGVSESQRHEVTARYIQMVGLTGFERAYPKELSGGMMQRVAIARALANDPEVLLMDEPFGALDAQTRAFMGELLLDIWQKSPKTILFVTHDIDEALFLGDRVFVMTARPGRFRAEVSLTLPRPRTLEVTTSEEFVNAKRQVLAMIREETAKTIGFGMGVDDDRAI